The Aggregatilinea lenta genome includes a region encoding these proteins:
- a CDS encoding ABC transporter substrate-binding protein: MLRKSLVTLLVVVMLAALVPASALAQDSVTIRFYNFSSDPDHVEDLQTIIDAFEAENPNITIEVSSAPFADYFTLLEADLVGGDAPDVFELNFESFVSYAANDVLLDLTPYVSGDAPYYPRALEAFQSDGAQYALPESFSTVLLFFNKDLFDQAGIDYPTAEWTWDDAMTAAQAIRALGDDVWGIYSPIQFWEFYKKAAQNNCAFFNADMTESTLNSPECVTALETMVSFVNEDVMPDQTELAGVANEELFLQGKLGMDVIGIWQFAAFADAPFAWDIQLEPGAAQKAHHFFANGVAVSADSEHPEEAAAWAQFLTSSEIAATVRIDAGWELPAIDVPEYVAAYLEQTPPDNREAVFEALESPVTPPVIERQTEMQDDLNQLLTAVEMGELDPQSALDTAKEQIDGLLQ, from the coding sequence ATGCTTCGTAAAAGCTTAGTGACACTGCTCGTCGTCGTGATGCTGGCCGCGCTCGTGCCCGCATCGGCGCTGGCCCAGGATTCGGTGACGATCCGCTTCTACAACTTCTCGTCGGACCCGGACCATGTGGAAGATCTGCAAACGATCATCGACGCATTCGAGGCCGAAAACCCCAACATCACTATCGAAGTCTCCAGCGCGCCGTTCGCGGACTACTTCACCCTGCTGGAAGCCGACCTCGTCGGTGGTGACGCGCCGGACGTGTTCGAGTTGAACTTCGAGAGTTTCGTCAGCTATGCAGCCAACGACGTGCTGCTGGACCTGACGCCCTACGTCAGCGGCGACGCGCCCTACTATCCCCGCGCGCTGGAAGCCTTCCAGAGCGATGGTGCGCAGTACGCGCTGCCCGAGTCGTTCTCGACCGTGCTGCTGTTCTTCAACAAGGACCTGTTCGACCAGGCCGGGATCGACTACCCGACCGCCGAGTGGACCTGGGACGACGCCATGACCGCCGCGCAGGCGATCCGCGCGCTGGGTGACGACGTGTGGGGCATCTACTCCCCGATCCAGTTCTGGGAATTCTACAAGAAGGCCGCCCAGAATAACTGCGCGTTCTTCAACGCGGACATGACCGAATCGACTCTTAACTCGCCGGAATGTGTCACGGCGCTGGAGACGATGGTCAGCTTCGTGAACGAAGACGTCATGCCGGACCAGACCGAACTGGCGGGTGTCGCCAACGAAGAACTGTTCTTGCAGGGCAAGCTGGGCATGGACGTGATCGGCATCTGGCAGTTCGCCGCCTTCGCGGACGCGCCCTTCGCGTGGGACATCCAGCTTGAGCCGGGCGCGGCGCAGAAGGCGCATCACTTCTTCGCTAACGGCGTGGCCGTTTCCGCCGACAGCGAGCACCCCGAAGAAGCTGCCGCCTGGGCGCAGTTCCTGACCTCCAGCGAGATCGCTGCTACCGTCCGCATCGATGCCGGGTGGGAACTGCCCGCCATCGACGTGCCGGAATACGTGGCCGCATACCTGGAACAGACCCCGCCCGATAACCGCGAAGCCGTCTTCGAGGCCCTCGAAAGCCCCGTGACGCCGCCCGTGATCGAGCGTCAGACCGAAATGCAGGACGATCTCAACCAGCTTCTGACCGCCGTCGAAATGGGCGAGCTTGATCCGCAGAGCGCCCTCGACACGGCCAAGGAACAGATCGACGGCCTGCTTCAGTAA
- a CDS encoding carbohydrate ABC transporter permease → MTESQLSHAAAAPTAAPLHLNKWIVDLLYYAALILLSLVMLIPFAWMLSTSLKPTEYILSVTPQFIPNPATLDSYRTLFDLMPMGRMLGNSLFVALAGAGGQVLVSAMAAYAFARIEWRGREIVFLLYLGTMMVPSQVTLIPLFILIRQLGWVNSYQGLILPGLFSAFGTFLLRQAFLSLPRDLEEAAFIDGATHFTIFWRIILPLTRPALATLAVLSFMQYWNAYLWPLFVARQEIFMTLPVGLAKLQGGPRALTQWNVVMAGAVVTVLPILIAYLFAQKWFVRSVTLSGIKG, encoded by the coding sequence ATGACCGAGAGCCAGCTTTCTCACGCAGCAGCCGCGCCCACTGCGGCCCCGCTGCACCTCAACAAGTGGATCGTCGATCTGCTCTATTACGCCGCGCTGATCCTGCTCTCGCTGGTGATGCTCATCCCGTTCGCGTGGATGTTGAGCACGTCGCTCAAGCCGACCGAATACATCCTCAGCGTCACGCCGCAGTTCATCCCCAACCCGGCCACGCTCGACAGCTACCGCACGCTGTTCGACCTGATGCCGATGGGTCGCATGCTGGGCAACAGCCTGTTCGTCGCCCTGGCCGGGGCGGGCGGGCAGGTGCTCGTGTCCGCAATGGCCGCCTATGCCTTCGCTCGGATCGAGTGGCGCGGGCGCGAGATCGTCTTCCTGCTGTACCTGGGCACGATGATGGTCCCCAGCCAGGTCACGCTGATCCCGCTGTTCATCCTCATCCGGCAGCTTGGCTGGGTGAACAGCTACCAGGGCTTGATTCTGCCCGGCCTGTTCAGCGCGTTTGGCACGTTTTTGCTGCGGCAGGCGTTCCTGAGCCTGCCCCGCGACCTGGAAGAAGCCGCCTTCATCGACGGCGCGACTCACTTCACGATTTTCTGGCGCATTATCCTGCCGCTCACGCGCCCTGCACTGGCGACGCTGGCGGTGTTGAGCTTCATGCAGTACTGGAACGCGTATCTCTGGCCCCTGTTCGTGGCACGTCAGGAGATCTTCATGACGCTACCCGTCGGGCTGGCAAAACTACAAGGAGGTCCCAGGGCACTGACACAGTGGAATGTGGTGATGGCAGGCGCCGTCGTGACCGTGCTGCCGATCTTGATCGCCTATCTGTTCGCGCAGAAGTGGTTCGTCCGCAGCGTGACGCTGAGCGGCATCAAAGGCTGA
- a CDS encoding carbohydrate ABC transporter permease — MAGNHGIHKWKWVIFFLSPSLIGLLVFMVGPLLYSLRLTLYDWNLLSDPVYVGLDNFKDLYHDAEFWASFKHTLTYIAIYTPSVLALALGVSLLLNRPLRGVAFFRAVSFVPVVSSWVVVSLMWKWIFNPRYGLLNYALAQIGITGPNWLFDPDTALYAIIIAGIWKDIGFITVMFLSGLQGIDESYYEAAKIDGAQMLQRLRHITLPLLTPTTFFALIISLINSFQVFEQAWLMPEDYARTGTSVVVEQIVNYAFRYNRMGYAAAMSWVLFAAIFAITIVQIRLQKRWVHYDL; from the coding sequence GTGGCAGGCAATCACGGCATACACAAGTGGAAGTGGGTCATCTTCTTCCTCTCCCCAAGCCTGATCGGGCTGCTGGTGTTCATGGTCGGCCCGCTGCTCTACTCGCTGCGTCTGACGCTGTACGATTGGAACCTGCTGTCCGATCCGGTGTACGTGGGCCTGGACAACTTCAAGGACCTGTACCACGACGCGGAGTTCTGGGCGTCGTTCAAGCATACGCTGACTTATATCGCCATTTACACCCCCTCAGTGCTGGCGCTGGCATTGGGTGTCTCGCTGCTGCTCAACCGCCCGCTGCGCGGCGTGGCGTTCTTCCGGGCGGTGTCGTTTGTGCCGGTCGTGTCGTCGTGGGTGGTCGTCTCGCTGATGTGGAAGTGGATCTTCAATCCGCGCTACGGCCTGCTGAACTACGCTCTGGCGCAGATCGGCATCACCGGTCCCAACTGGCTGTTCGACCCCGACACGGCGCTGTACGCGATCATCATCGCGGGCATCTGGAAGGACATCGGCTTCATCACGGTGATGTTCCTCTCCGGCCTGCAAGGCATCGACGAAAGTTACTACGAAGCGGCCAAGATCGACGGCGCGCAGATGCTCCAAAGGCTGCGCCACATCACCCTGCCGCTGCTGACGCCGACGACCTTCTTCGCGCTGATCATTTCGCTGATCAACTCGTTCCAGGTGTTCGAGCAGGCGTGGCTGATGCCCGAAGACTACGCCCGCACCGGCACCAGCGTCGTCGTGGAGCAGATCGTCAACTACGCCTTCCGCTACAACCGCATGGGCTATGCGGCGGCGATGTCGTGGGTGCTGTTCGCCGCCATCTTCGCCATCACCATCGTGCAGATCCGGCTGCAAAAACGTTGGGTGCACTACGACCTATGA